GGCATCGCGTCACGGATGCGCGCGCCCACGTCGGACGGCATCGCGTGGCGGATGCGGTCGCCGACATCGTTGGCCAGGTTCATTGCGCGGTCGGGAAGTCGGTCGAATCTGCTCATCGTGAATGCCTGGAAGTCGGGGGAGCCCAAGTGTCGGCAGTCCGCCGTCGAAACTGCGTGATCCGCGCGTGCCGTCGCGTCTGACGGTTCAGGTTCCGCGCGGTTTGGCGCGATGCGTGGCGGTGGCGCTCCACGGGTCTTCCGGCCACGGATGGCGCGGGTAACGCCCCTTCATCTCCTTGCGGACCTCTGGGTACGTGCGCTCCCAGAATCCGCGCAGGTCGCCGGTGACCTGCAGTGGCCGGCCACCCGGCGAGAGCAGGTGCAGGGTCAGCGGCACGCGGCCGTTGGCGATGGCCGGGGTGTCGGCGAGTCCGAACAACTCCTGCAGCTTGACCGCGAGGACCGGCGGCACCGGCTCGCCCGCGGCGTCGTCGAAGGCGTAGTGGATGGGCCGTTGCAGGCCGGACGGCACCGCGATGCGCGCCGGTGCCACCTCGTCGATGCGGCTGCGCTGCGGCCAGGACACGAGACTCCGGAGCGCGTTGGCAAGCTCGTCTTCGCTGAGGGCGTCCAGCCGGCTCTTGCCTGCCAGGGCCGGCAGCAACCAGGTGTCGATGCCGGCCAGCAGCGCCTCATCGCTCAGGTCGGGAAGCTCCAGCTCCGGGCACCACACGCGCAGGCAGCGCACCCGCGCGCGCCACTGGCGGAGCGCTTCGTTCCACGGCAGCGCGGCGAGTCCGAGTTGGCGCACCGCGTCGGCCAGCGCAGCCGCGTACTGCGAGCGGTCCGGGTTCGCTAGTGGCCGACTGTCGAGCACGATGCGATCAAAGCGACGCTCGCGCACCGCGCTGATCCGGCGCGCCGCGTCGTCCCAGAACACCCGCTCGGTTTCCTCGAAATGCGTCGCCCAGTCACGCTCCAGACGCTGCGGGTCCAGCGGTACGCCGCGCAGCACCCGCGCATCGCGGCCCTCATCGCGCAGCTCGGCGATCACCAGCCAGGGCTCGCCGAACAACACGCTGTCGTCCATCAGCCGCGCGCTGCGCCCGTTGGCCAGCTGGTAACGCCACGGATCGGTCGGATGCTGGTGGGCGATGCGGTCCGGCCACGCGTGGGCCAGGAGGTCGCCGAGCAGATGCGCGGGAACGTCCGCTGGCGAATTGGTGTCGCAACGCATACGGCGGCGCCATTGCCGGGCGACCTGGTCGATGGCGGCCAGCGCGCTGCGCGAGGCATCGCCGCCGAGCCGATTGCGGCGGAACGCCGACAGCGCCTGCCAGCGGTCCGCCAGTGCGTCGCTGCGCGAGCGCAGCGGATCGCGCGATTCCAGCAGCGCGGCGAGGTCGCAGGCGAGCGCGCGCTCGCTGTCATCTGCGGCGGCCAGCAGCATCGCCGCAATGCGCGGATGGGTGCCCAACTGGAGCATCCGGCGTCCGCGATCGGTGATCGTGGCCGCTTCGAGGGCACCCAGCGCATGCAGCAGCTCCCGAGCCGCCGCCAATGCGCCCGCCGGAGGTGGATGGGGGAAGCGCAGGTCCGGATCGCCCCACGCCGCCAGTTCCAGTGCCAGCCCGGCCAGCTCGACCTGGCCGATCTCGGCGCGGCGCTGCGGCTCGAGGCGCTGCGACTGCGGCCACAGCCGATAGGCCCAGCCGGACGCCACCCGTCCCGCCCGGCCCGCGCGCTGGTCGGCGGACGCCTGGGACACCAGGACCACGTCCAGGCGCGGGAAGCCGCTGTTGGGATCGAACCGGGGCTCGCGGGCCAGGCCGGAATCGATGACGACACGCACCCCGGGCAGGGTCACGCTGGACTCGGCGACGTTGGTGGCCAGTACCACCCGCCGCCGCGCGCCCGCATCGGGTTGCAACACGCGCGCCTGCTCCTCCACCGGCAACTCGCCGTGCAGCGCGAGCACGTCGACGCCGGAATCGCCAATTTGTCCGTCCAGCAGCTGGCGCACCCGCGCGATTTCGCGCTGGCCGGGCAGGAACACCAGCAGATCGCCGGGATGCGCTGCCAGCGCATGGGCGACCGCGCGGGCGACTTGGTGCTCCAGGCGCTCCTCGCGGCGAGCGGGAAAGTGGCCGATTTCCACCGGAAAGCTGCGCCCAGCACTGGAGAGCCGCGGAGCGTCGAGGAATCCCGCCAGCCGCTCGCCGTCCAGCGTGGCCGACATCACCACGATGCGCAGGTCCTCGCGCAATGCCGATTGGACATCCAGCACCAGCGCCAGGCCGAGGTCGGCCGCCAGGTGGCGTTCGTGGAACTCATCGAAGATCACCGCGCCCACGCCCTCCAGGCCCGGATCGTCCTGGACCATGCGGGTCAGGATGCCCTCGGTGACGACCTCGATCCGGGTGTCCGCGGAGACCTGGTTGTCGAAGCGGATCCGGTAGCCGACTGTGGCGCCGACGGCCTCGCCGCGTTGCGCGGCCATGAACCGTGCCGCGGCGCGCGCGGCGACCCGGCGCGGTTCCAACATGATGATCCGTCGTCCCTGCAGCCACGGCTCGTCCAGCAGCGCCGGCGGCACCCGGGTGGTCTTGCCGGCGCCGGGGGGCGCTTCCAGCACGAGGCGCGTGTGCGCAGACAGGCTCTGGCGGATCTGCGGCAGCAGCTCGTCGATGGGGAATTCGGGGGGACTCATGTGGGGACTAGGATATGGGGGGCGGGCGCGGAGCGCTTGGAGGTGAAACGCGGTGTATGGAGTGCGGAGGGCGCCTGTCGGGAGGGGCGCGGCCTGCAGGCCTTTCAGGCGAATGTCCCCCGGCCTCCGCCTGCGGCGGAGGCCTCCTCCTTTATTTCGCCCGCAAGGCCTGCAGGCCGCGCCGGTCCTGTCGGCTCGTGCGCGGACAAGCTAGCAGTCGAGTTTGCCGCCGGTGACGCCGCCCCACTGTAGTGAAGCGGGGAATGTCCTTGGGTGGGAAATAAAGGAGGAGGCGCCGGCTCAACCGGTGCCGGAGGGCATTCACAACCAAGGACATTCGCCCCACGCGGCCCCAGCCACCTAGACTGTTGCAATGAATCTGATCGATATCGGCGCCAACCTCACCCACGACTCCTTCGACCACGACCGCGGTGCGGTGATGCAGCGCGCCCGCGACGCCGGGGTGGTGCAGATGGTGGTCACCGGTGCGAGCCGGGAGCACTCGCCGCAGGCGCTGGCCCTGGCACGCGCGCATCCCGGCGAGCTGTTCGCCACCGCGGGCGTGCATCCGCACCATGCGAGCGAGTACACCGCCGAGTGCGATGCCGAGATGCGCGCCCTGCAGCAGCACCCCGAAGTGGTCGCGGTGGGCGAATGCGGGCTGGACTACTTCCGCGACTTCTCGCCGCGCCCGGCCCAGCGCCGCGCATTCGAGATGCAGTTGCAGATTGCCGCCGATTTCGCGGTCGATGGCGTGGGCAAGCCGCTGTTCCTGCACCAGCGCGACGCGCATGCGGACTTCATGGGCGTGATGGGCGAGTTCGATGGGCGTCTGGGCCCGGTGGTTGTGCACTGCTTCACCGGCAGCCGTGAGGAACTGTTCGACTACCTGGACCGCGACTGGCACGTGGGCATCACCGGCTGGCTGTGCGACGAGCGCCGCGGCCTGCACCTGCGCGAACTGGTCAAGAACATCCCCGCCAACCGGCTGATGATCGAGACCGACTCGCCCTACCTGCTGCCGCGCACGGTCAAGCCGGCGCCGAGCCACCGCCGCAACGAGCCGATGTACCTGGCCCACATCGTCGAAGAGCTGGCCCGCGACCGCGGCGAGGACGTGGCGGTTACCGCCGCCAACTCCACCCGCACCGCGCGGGAGTTTTTCCGCCTGCCCGCCCCCGCCGAAAGTACGCTCGCCGACGCTGCCGGCTGAGCCGAACCCTCAGCTGCGCAGCCCGATCCCGCGCTTGAGCAGCCACAGGCTGAGCGTGGTCAGCACCACCACGAACGCCAGCATCAGCGCGTAGGCGATCCACAGCGGCACGTCGCTGACACCCAGCAGGCCGTAGCGGAACGCGTTGACCATGTAGAAGATCGGGTTGGCGTGGGTCGCCGTCTCCGCCCAGCCGGGCAGCAGCTTGACCGAATAGAACACGCCGCCCAGGTAGGTCAGCGGGGTCAGGATGAAGGTCGGCACGATCGCGACGTCATCGAACTTGGTCGCGAACATCGCGTTGACGAATCCGGCCAGCGCAAAGATCGTCGAGCCCAGCAACACCGTGGTCAGCGTCACCAGCGGATGCGGAATCCTGACATCGGTGAACAGTGTCGCGATCAGCAGCACGATCGCGCCCACCGCCATGCCGCGCACCACCGCACCGCTGACGTAGCCGGCCAGGATCACCCAGTCGGGCATCGGGCTTACCAGCAGTTCCTCGACGAAACGGCTGAACTTGGCGCCGAAGAAGCTCGAGGCGATGTTGCCGTAGCTGTTCTGGATCACGCTCATCATCACCAGCCCGGGGACGATGAAATCCATGTAGCCGATGCCGTCCATGGTCCCGATCCGCGAGCCGATCAGGCCGCCGAAGATCAGGAAGTACAGGGTCATGGTGATCGCCGGCGGGACCAGGGTCTGCGCCCAGATGCGCAGGATGCGGTGGATCTCGCGGCGCGACACCGTCCACAGCGCGACCAGGTTGGGGTGGCTCATGCGGACTGCTCCGGACGTGCGGTCATGCGCACGAACAGTTCTTCCAGGCGGTTGCTCTTGGTGCGCATCGATCGCACCTTGATGCCGGCCGCGTCCAGGGCGACGAAGATGTGGTTGAGGTCCATCGCGCGCGGCATGTCGATGTCCAGCGTGTGCGGATCGCGCGCGCGCAGGGTCGCGCCCTCGATCACCGGCAGGCTCCGCGGCAGCGCGCCGTCGGTGTCCAGCACGAAGCCCTGCACGTCCAGCTCGGCCAGCAGCGAGCGCATCGGGCCACTGGCGATGATGCTGCCGTGGTCGATGATCGCCAGGTTGCGGCACAGGTTCTCCGCCTCCTCCAGGTAATGCGTGGTCAGGATGATGGTCGTGCCCGAGGCGTTGATCTCCTGCAGCGAGTCCCACATGCCGCGGCGGATCTCGATGTCGACCCCGGCGGTGGGCTCGTCCAGGATCAGCAGGCGCGGCCGGGTCATCATCGCGCGGGCGATCATCAGGCGGCGCTTCATGCCGCCCGAGAGGGTACGGCTGGTCATCTGCGCCTTGCCCCACAGGTGCGCGCGCTTGAGCTCGACCTCCGCGCGCTCCAGCGCGACCTTGCGCGGCACGCCATAGAAGCCGGCGTAGTTGACCAGGATGTCGAGCGGTTTCTCGAACAGGTTGAAGTTGAGCTCCTGCGGCACCAGCCCGATCAGGCGCATCGCCTCGCTGCGCCGGCGGGTGATGTCGGTACCGAAGACCTGCACCGAGCCGGAGGTCAGGTTGACCAGCGAGGACACGATGCCGATCAGGGTGCTCTTGCCGGCGCCGTTGGGGCCGAGCAGAGCGAAGAAGTCGCCTTCGGCCACATCCAGCGACACGCCCTTGAGCGCCTCCACGCCGTTGCCGTAGGTCTTGCGCAGGTCGGTGACGCACAGCGCGGGAACACCGGTCGATCGCATCGGACCGGGCATTGCGGGGCCGGCGCCGGCGGCCGCGGAGTTCAGGATTGCAGGGTCCGGATGGGAACCCACCGGGTGTTGGGACATCTGGCTGGGGCCCTTGTTGCTGGTGCCGACGCGCGGGAAGCCGCATGGCGATGCCGGTAGTATAGGCGCCTTGGTGGCCGCGCCCCGGCCACGGAGTGTTCCGCCGGCAGCGCGCCCCGGTGGGCCGTCCACCGTCCAGACAAGGTCCGATGCCCTGTGGCAGTCCAGCAGTTTTCCCTGAATCTCGTCTCCCGCCGCATGGTTGCTCCGCAGGTGGGTCATTACGTCTTCGCCCGCGATGACGGGCAACCGTTGCCGTTCATCCCCGGCCAGTTCATCCAGGTGCACTTCGCCTACGCCGACGGCACCGCGACCCGCCGCAGCTATTCCCTGGCGACCATTCCCGACCCGGTCAAGGGCCCGGACGACCTCGTCGAGATCGCGGTCAGCTACGTGCCCGGCGGCGCCGCCACGGCGTTGTT
This genomic interval from Lysobacter ciconiae contains the following:
- a CDS encoding ABC transporter ATP-binding protein, with the translated sequence MRSTGVPALCVTDLRKTYGNGVEALKGVSLDVAEGDFFALLGPNGAGKSTLIGIVSSLVNLTSGSVQVFGTDITRRRSEAMRLIGLVPQELNFNLFEKPLDILVNYAGFYGVPRKVALERAEVELKRAHLWGKAQMTSRTLSGGMKRRLMIARAMMTRPRLLILDEPTAGVDIEIRRGMWDSLQEINASGTTIILTTHYLEEAENLCRNLAIIDHGSIIASGPMRSLLAELDVQGFVLDTDGALPRSLPVIEGATLRARDPHTLDIDMPRAMDLNHIFVALDAAGIKVRSMRTKSNRLEELFVRMTARPEQSA
- a CDS encoding TatD family hydrolase; translated protein: MNLIDIGANLTHDSFDHDRGAVMQRARDAGVVQMVVTGASREHSPQALALARAHPGELFATAGVHPHHASEYTAECDAEMRALQQHPEVVAVGECGLDYFRDFSPRPAQRRAFEMQLQIAADFAVDGVGKPLFLHQRDAHADFMGVMGEFDGRLGPVVVHCFTGSREELFDYLDRDWHVGITGWLCDERRGLHLRELVKNIPANRLMIETDSPYLLPRTVKPAPSHRRNEPMYLAHIVEELARDRGEDVAVTAANSTRTAREFFRLPAPAESTLADAAG
- a CDS encoding ABC transporter permease, whose product is MSHPNLVALWTVSRREIHRILRIWAQTLVPPAITMTLYFLIFGGLIGSRIGTMDGIGYMDFIVPGLVMMSVIQNSYGNIASSFFGAKFSRFVEELLVSPMPDWVILAGYVSGAVVRGMAVGAIVLLIATLFTDVRIPHPLVTLTTVLLGSTIFALAGFVNAMFATKFDDVAIVPTFILTPLTYLGGVFYSVKLLPGWAETATHANPIFYMVNAFRYGLLGVSDVPLWIAYALMLAFVVVLTTLSLWLLKRGIGLRS
- the hrpB gene encoding ATP-dependent helicase HrpB, which gives rise to MSPPEFPIDELLPQIRQSLSAHTRLVLEAPPGAGKTTRVPPALLDEPWLQGRRIIMLEPRRVAARAAARFMAAQRGEAVGATVGYRIRFDNQVSADTRIEVVTEGILTRMVQDDPGLEGVGAVIFDEFHERHLAADLGLALVLDVQSALREDLRIVVMSATLDGERLAGFLDAPRLSSAGRSFPVEIGHFPARREERLEHQVARAVAHALAAHPGDLLVFLPGQREIARVRQLLDGQIGDSGVDVLALHGELPVEEQARVLQPDAGARRRVVLATNVAESSVTLPGVRVVIDSGLAREPRFDPNSGFPRLDVVLVSQASADQRAGRAGRVASGWAYRLWPQSQRLEPQRRAEIGQVELAGLALELAAWGDPDLRFPHPPPAGALAAARELLHALGALEAATITDRGRRMLQLGTHPRIAAMLLAAADDSERALACDLAALLESRDPLRSRSDALADRWQALSAFRRNRLGGDASRSALAAIDQVARQWRRRMRCDTNSPADVPAHLLGDLLAHAWPDRIAHQHPTDPWRYQLANGRSARLMDDSVLFGEPWLVIAELRDEGRDARVLRGVPLDPQRLERDWATHFEETERVFWDDAARRISAVRERRFDRIVLDSRPLANPDRSQYAAALADAVRQLGLAALPWNEALRQWRARVRCLRVWCPELELPDLSDEALLAGIDTWLLPALAGKSRLDALSEDELANALRSLVSWPQRSRIDEVAPARIAVPSGLQRPIHYAFDDAAGEPVPPVLAVKLQELFGLADTPAIANGRVPLTLHLLSPGGRPLQVTGDLRGFWERTYPEVRKEMKGRYPRHPWPEDPWSATATHRAKPRGT